A genomic stretch from Shewanella sediminis HAW-EB3 includes:
- the flgG gene encoding flagellar basal-body rod protein FlgG: MHPALWISKTGLDAQQTDISVISNNVANASTVGYKKSRAVFEDLLYQTVNQAGGVSASNTKLPNGLNIGAGTKVVATQKVFTQGNMLTTDNSMDLMVEGPGFFEIQLPDGTAAYTRNGQFTLDDTGQIVTPGSGYVVQPAITIPENATGITVSAEGEVSVKTPGTAESQVVGQLSMTDFINPSGLDPMGQNLYTETGASGTPIQGTASLDGMGAIRQGALETSNVNVTEELVNLIESQRIYEMNSKVISAVDQMLSYVNQNL; the protein is encoded by the coding sequence ATGCATCCCGCGTTATGGATAAGTAAGACTGGGTTAGACGCTCAGCAAACAGATATCTCGGTGATTTCTAACAATGTTGCTAACGCAAGCACTGTTGGTTACAAAAAGAGTCGAGCCGTCTTCGAAGACCTTTTATATCAAACGGTTAATCAGGCTGGAGGCGTGAGCGCTTCCAATACTAAACTGCCAAATGGTTTAAATATCGGTGCGGGTACCAAAGTTGTCGCCACGCAGAAGGTATTTACTCAGGGCAATATGCTTACCACGGATAACTCGATGGATCTTATGGTCGAAGGACCTGGATTCTTCGAAATTCAGCTTCCCGATGGCACCGCCGCTTATACCCGAAATGGTCAGTTTACCCTGGATGATACCGGACAGATCGTAACACCGGGTTCAGGTTATGTGGTTCAACCGGCGATCACCATTCCGGAAAATGCCACAGGTATTACCGTGTCGGCCGAAGGTGAAGTGTCGGTTAAAACGCCTGGCACTGCCGAGAGTCAGGTGGTTGGCCAGCTGAGCATGACCGATTTTATTAATCCAAGTGGTCTGGATCCCATGGGGCAAAACCTGTACACGGAAACCGGAGCCAGCGGCACACCTATTCAGGGCACTGCATCACTCGATGGTATGGGGGCAATACGCCAGGGCGCGTTGGAAACCTCAAATGTAAATGTGACTGAAGAGTTAGTTAACCTGATTGAGAGTCAGCGTATCTACGAGATGAACTCAAAAGTGATATCGGCAGTCGACCAGATGCTCTCTTATGTGAACCAGAATCTGTAG
- the flgK gene encoding flagellar hook-associated protein FlgK → MSMNLLNIARTGVLASQSQLAVTSNNIANANTQGYHRQVAEQSSLESQRAGSEFYGSGTYISDVKRIYNDYAARELRIGQTSASEAQTTHTKMSELDQLFSQIGKAVPQGLNDFFAGLNSLSDLPDDIGIRGSVLGSAGQLATSLNQMQSHLDGQMKQTNDQIVGITDRINEISKELGHINQELMKSQGEDAQLLDKQDALIQELSQYSEVNVIPLDTGAKSVMLGGAVMLVSGEVSMAIGTTPGDPFGRESQITASIGTHSQVIDGSKLGGQIGALFEFRDETLVKAQQELGQLSLGVADAFNQAQKEGFDLNGEVGKDIFKDINDPTMSVGRVGALSSNTGTASLRVNIDDSGQLSGNSYELSYTAPATYELTDTLTGNVTPLTLNGTQLDGAGGFTIHIDSGALADGDKFEIRPAAGAAAGIGVVMTDPEGIAAAAPKITPDAANSGNTEIEMVSIDNRGAAGFPLTGSELTFEINTAANTFEVFDATGASLGAAAAFVPPSISAYGFTFDVTSTAAATDRFTFDLSFAPGDNTNSVAMSKLSETKLMNGGTSTLTDVYEGTKLSVGGKTKAAEVAMGSAQAVYSQAYSRVQSESGVNIDEEAANLLRFQQAYQASARIMTTASEIFDTLFNSTR, encoded by the coding sequence ATGTCGATGAATCTTCTTAATATTGCCCGTACCGGGGTTTTAGCTTCGCAATCACAACTGGCGGTGACCAGTAATAACATTGCTAATGCCAATACTCAGGGGTATCACAGGCAGGTTGCCGAGCAGTCTAGTCTCGAATCACAACGTGCGGGGAGTGAGTTCTATGGTTCCGGAACTTATATCTCAGACGTAAAGCGTATCTACAACGACTATGCCGCGCGTGAACTACGCATCGGACAGACGAGTGCCAGTGAAGCCCAAACGACACATACCAAGATGAGTGAGCTCGATCAGCTCTTCTCTCAGATCGGCAAGGCGGTGCCACAAGGACTCAATGATTTCTTCGCCGGCCTTAACAGCCTGTCAGATCTTCCCGATGATATAGGCATAAGGGGAAGCGTACTGGGCTCTGCCGGACAACTGGCCACAAGCCTTAATCAGATGCAGTCTCATCTCGATGGTCAGATGAAGCAGACCAATGATCAGATCGTCGGCATTACCGACCGAATCAATGAGATCAGTAAAGAGCTTGGCCATATCAATCAGGAGTTGATGAAGTCTCAGGGTGAGGATGCGCAGCTTCTCGATAAACAAGATGCGTTGATCCAAGAGTTGAGCCAATACTCAGAAGTTAACGTCATCCCGCTCGATACGGGGGCCAAGAGTGTCATGCTGGGCGGAGCTGTGATGTTGGTTTCCGGCGAAGTTTCTATGGCAATTGGCACTACACCCGGAGACCCTTTCGGCAGAGAGTCACAAATTACCGCCTCGATAGGAACTCACAGCCAAGTTATCGATGGTTCAAAACTGGGTGGACAGATTGGCGCGCTATTCGAGTTTCGTGACGAGACATTAGTCAAGGCGCAGCAGGAGCTTGGTCAACTATCTCTGGGGGTTGCCGATGCATTTAACCAAGCCCAGAAAGAGGGTTTCGATCTAAACGGCGAAGTGGGCAAAGATATCTTTAAAGACATTAACGATCCCACTATGTCTGTCGGAAGAGTCGGAGCGTTAAGCTCAAATACAGGTACTGCGTCGCTTCGGGTCAATATCGATGACTCGGGACAGTTATCTGGTAATAGTTACGAGCTATCTTACACCGCTCCGGCAACTTATGAACTCACAGATACCTTAACCGGCAATGTCACACCGTTGACGCTAAACGGTACCCAGCTTGATGGCGCCGGCGGCTTCACTATTCATATCGACTCCGGCGCATTGGCAGATGGGGACAAATTTGAAATAAGACCCGCTGCAGGGGCCGCCGCAGGGATCGGTGTAGTGATGACAGATCCTGAAGGTATTGCCGCTGCTGCACCTAAGATTACTCCCGATGCGGCAAACTCCGGTAATACCGAAATAGAGATGGTGAGTATCGATAACAGAGGAGCTGCGGGATTCCCTCTCACGGGCTCTGAACTCACTTTCGAAATTAATACAGCCGCGAATACGTTCGAAGTTTTCGATGCTACCGGTGCCTCTCTTGGTGCGGCGGCAGCATTTGTTCCACCTTCAATTAGCGCCTATGGCTTTACCTTCGATGTGACATCGACGGCGGCGGCAACGGACAGGTTTACTTTCGACCTCTCATTTGCTCCGGGCGACAACACCAACTCGGTGGCCATGTCTAAATTGAGTGAAACTAAATTGATGAACGGCGGCACATCGACGCTGACTGATGTTTATGAAGGTACCAAGTTGAGTGTTGGTGGAAAAACAAAGGCCGCCGAAGTTGCTATGGGCTCTGCTCAAGCTGTTTATTCTCAGGCGTACAGCAGAGTGCAGAGTGAGTCTGGTGTCAACATAGATGAAGAGGCGGCCAATTTACTCCGCTTTCAACAAGCCTATCAGGCATCGGCTCGGATTATGACGACGGCTTCTGAAATTTTCGACACGCTATTTAACTCGACTCGATAG
- the flgH gene encoding flagellar basal body L-ring protein FlgH, with protein MSKLSVLLAATIILSPVLTGCSSTGEKPIADDPYYSPVYPEAPPTKIAATGSMYQDSQASSLYSDIKALKVGDIITVMLQESTQAKKSASNEIKKGTDLTLDPIYAGGKNISIGGQPIDLRYKDSMNTKRESDADQSNSLSGSISANVMQVLNNGNLVIRGEKWISINNGDEFVRITGIVRSQDIRPDNTIDSQRVANARIQYSGTGTFADVQKVGWLSSFFMGSWWPF; from the coding sequence ATGAGTAAGTTATCTGTTTTGCTTGCTGCAACCATTATACTTTCACCGGTACTGACGGGCTGTAGCTCAACGGGTGAGAAGCCGATTGCGGACGACCCATATTATTCGCCGGTCTATCCTGAAGCGCCGCCGACTAAGATAGCCGCGACGGGCTCTATGTATCAGGACAGTCAGGCATCCAGCCTTTATTCTGATATCAAGGCACTTAAGGTCGGTGACATCATCACTGTCATGTTGCAGGAGTCGACACAGGCGAAGAAGAGCGCCAGTAATGAGATCAAGAAGGGGACTGATTTAACACTCGATCCCATCTATGCGGGCGGGAAAAACATCTCTATCGGTGGTCAGCCTATCGATCTCAGATACAAAGACAGCATGAATACCAAGCGCGAGTCGGATGCCGATCAGAGTAATAGCCTCTCCGGCAGTATCTCTGCCAATGTGATGCAGGTGCTGAATAACGGTAACTTAGTTATTCGCGGAGAGAAGTGGATCAGCATCAATAACGGTGATGAATTTGTTCGAATTACCGGCATCGTTCGCTCTCAGGATATTAGACCGGACAACACCATCGATTCACAGCGTGTCGCTAATGCCCGCATTCAATATAGTGGTACAGGTACCTTTGCCGATGTTCAGAAAGTGGGTTGGCTCAGTTCATTCTTTATGGGCAGCTGGTGGCCTTTCTAA
- the flgL gene encoding flagellar hook-associated protein FlgL, protein MRISTAQMFNQGITSVLDRQSATSKILDQLSSGKKVNTAGDDPVAAVGIDNLNQQNALVDQFVKNIEYATNHLAITESKLGTAEKLVGSSRELVIRAVNGGLADSERQMIADELRGTLDELLSVANTKDESGNYMFSGNETGTQAFAFDATGNIVYSGDNGVRQSVVASGVTIGTNIPGDSAFMNAPSGMGDYSANYLATQAGDFKVESAKITNPAVHVEQTYTFTMVGADLEIRDATNTLVQTEVNFDSSNPIVYNGLEVKLDGMPAAGDSFSISPAANVSIFDTINEAITLLESPNKINTPQGMAELAQVLNNIDSGVNQISIERGVAGNNLKSLESHNMTHVEEKVVNSSALSMLEDLDYASAITEYEKQQLALNAVSNVFSKVGSVSLFDYI, encoded by the coding sequence ATGAGAATTTCAACTGCACAGATGTTTAACCAAGGTATCACCAGTGTCTTGGATAGGCAGTCTGCGACCAGCAAGATTTTAGATCAACTATCGAGCGGGAAAAAAGTCAATACTGCCGGTGATGACCCTGTTGCCGCGGTTGGTATCGATAACCTTAATCAACAGAATGCCCTCGTCGATCAGTTTGTTAAGAACATCGAATATGCAACCAACCATTTGGCGATAACTGAAAGCAAGCTAGGTACGGCAGAGAAGCTCGTGGGTTCATCCAGAGAGCTGGTGATTCGTGCAGTCAACGGCGGACTTGCCGACTCCGAGCGGCAAATGATTGCCGATGAACTGCGCGGAACCCTGGATGAGCTGCTCAGTGTTGCCAATACCAAAGATGAGTCGGGCAATTATATGTTTTCCGGAAACGAAACCGGTACTCAAGCATTTGCGTTCGATGCAACCGGAAACATAGTTTATAGCGGCGACAATGGTGTCAGGCAATCGGTTGTTGCATCGGGGGTCACCATAGGGACCAATATTCCGGGTGACAGTGCATTTATGAATGCGCCCAGTGGTATGGGAGATTATAGCGCCAATTATCTGGCGACCCAAGCAGGTGATTTCAAAGTAGAAAGCGCCAAAATAACCAACCCGGCTGTTCATGTAGAGCAAACTTATACTTTTACTATGGTGGGAGCGGACTTAGAGATACGAGATGCCACCAACACCTTAGTACAGACAGAAGTCAATTTCGATTCAAGCAACCCCATTGTTTATAACGGTTTAGAAGTGAAACTCGACGGTATGCCTGCTGCCGGAGACAGTTTTAGTATTTCTCCAGCTGCCAATGTGAGTATCTTCGACACCATAAATGAGGCGATCACTCTGCTGGAATCACCGAATAAAATAAATACTCCTCAGGGGATGGCTGAGTTGGCACAGGTATTGAATAACATTGACAGTGGTGTCAATCAAATAAGTATTGAACGGGGAGTAGCAGGTAATAACCTCAAGAGCCTCGAGAGCCACAATATGACTCATGTGGAAGAGAAAGTTGTCAATAGTTCGGCTTTATCTATGTTGGAAGATTTAGATTATGCCTCGGCAATTACCGAGTATGAGAAGCAACAGTTAGCGTTGAATGCGGTGTCGAACGTGTTCAGCAAAGTAGGGTCAGTTTCATTGTTTGACTACATTTAA
- a CDS encoding flagellar basal body P-ring protein FlgI: protein MKIKLFSIFLLLLVCGTSQAQRIKDIANVQGVRSNQLIGYGLVVGLPGTGEKTRYTEQTFKTMLKNFGINLPDNFRPKIKNVAVVAVSAVMPAFIKPGQTLDVTVSSLGEAKSLRGGMLLQTFMKGVDGNVYAIAQGSMVVSGFSAEGLDGSKVIQNTPTVGRIPNGAMVERTVTTPFSTGDHLTFNLRRADFSTAKRLADAINELLGPGMARPLDAASVQVSAPRDVSQRVSFLATLENIQVEPASESAKVIVNSRTGTIVVGKDVRLLPAAVTHGGLTVTIAEATQVSQPNPLAGGQTVVTSNSTIDASEEDSRMFMFNPGTSLDELVRAVNLVGAAPSDVLAILEALKVAGALHGELIII, encoded by the coding sequence ATGAAAATTAAGTTGTTTTCTATATTCCTTTTACTGCTTGTCTGCGGCACGAGCCAGGCCCAACGCATCAAAGATATTGCCAATGTGCAAGGCGTGCGAAGTAACCAGTTAATCGGTTATGGCTTGGTTGTTGGTTTACCCGGCACGGGTGAGAAGACCCGCTATACAGAGCAAACATTCAAAACCATGCTGAAAAACTTCGGCATTAATCTACCCGATAATTTCAGGCCGAAAATTAAGAATGTTGCCGTTGTGGCGGTCAGCGCCGTAATGCCGGCTTTTATTAAGCCGGGTCAAACTCTTGACGTTACCGTATCCAGCCTGGGTGAGGCTAAGAGTCTGCGTGGGGGCATGTTACTGCAAACTTTCATGAAGGGGGTCGACGGTAACGTTTATGCGATCGCTCAGGGAAGCATGGTGGTGAGTGGATTCAGTGCAGAGGGGCTGGATGGCTCTAAAGTCATTCAAAATACCCCAACCGTTGGACGTATTCCAAATGGGGCCATGGTGGAAAGAACCGTCACAACCCCATTTTCGACAGGTGATCACTTAACCTTTAACCTTCGTCGCGCCGATTTTTCAACGGCCAAACGTTTAGCCGATGCCATTAACGAACTACTCGGTCCTGGAATGGCAAGGCCGCTGGATGCCGCTTCTGTGCAGGTGAGTGCCCCAAGAGATGTCTCTCAGCGGGTCTCATTTCTGGCAACCCTTGAGAATATTCAAGTAGAGCCTGCGTCTGAGTCTGCAAAAGTGATTGTTAACTCCCGTACCGGTACCATAGTTGTGGGTAAAGATGTTCGCTTACTACCCGCGGCTGTTACCCATGGTGGACTCACAGTCACCATTGCCGAAGCTACACAGGTATCACAGCCAAATCCGCTAGCGGGCGGTCAAACGGTCGTGACATCAAACAGCACTATCGATGCCAGCGAAGAAGATAGTCGTATGTTTATGTTTAACCCAGGCACCTCCTTAGATGAGCTGGTCAGGGCGGTAAACCTCGTCGGCGCAGCGCCTTCCGATGTGCTTGCGATTCTTGAAGCGTTAAAAGTGGCCGGTGCTCTGCATGGCGAGCTGATCATTATCTGA
- the flgF gene encoding flagellar basal-body rod protein FlgF — MDKLLYVAMSGAKQNMNSLAVRANNLANANTDGFKSDMAQARSMQAFGEGLPTRVFAMTESPSANFASGPIKTTGRDLDVAVKGDGWIAVQAGDGGEAYTRSGSLSFDTTGLLRNDRGNPVMGDSGPIVLPLPIEKIEIAQDGIISVRPQGATAEVIEEVGRIKLVNPGNQNMMRGSDGLFRLMSGENAPADPFVGVESGAVEGSNVNAVDEMVNLIDIQRQFEMQVKMMKTAEEMDKASSSLMRVS; from the coding sequence GTGGATAAATTACTTTACGTCGCTATGAGCGGCGCTAAGCAGAACATGAATTCGCTGGCGGTTCGGGCAAATAACCTGGCAAATGCCAATACCGACGGCTTTAAATCCGATATGGCTCAAGCTCGCTCCATGCAAGCTTTTGGTGAAGGATTGCCGACACGCGTGTTCGCGATGACTGAGAGTCCGTCGGCAAACTTTGCATCCGGCCCCATTAAAACGACAGGCAGAGATCTCGATGTTGCCGTTAAAGGCGACGGTTGGATTGCCGTTCAGGCGGGTGATGGCGGTGAAGCCTATACCCGTTCGGGGAGTTTGAGTTTCGATACCACAGGTCTGCTCCGTAACGATCGCGGTAATCCGGTGATGGGCGATTCAGGTCCCATCGTTTTGCCACTGCCTATAGAAAAGATTGAGATTGCTCAGGACGGTATCATCTCTGTCAGGCCTCAGGGCGCAACGGCAGAAGTGATTGAAGAGGTGGGCCGCATCAAGCTCGTCAATCCGGGTAATCAAAATATGATGAGAGGCTCAGATGGCCTGTTTAGATTGATGTCGGGAGAGAATGCCCCCGCCGATCCTTTTGTTGGTGTCGAAAGTGGCGCAGTAGAAGGAAGTAACGTCAATGCCGTCGATGAGATGGTTAACCTCATCGATATACAGCGTCAATTTGAGATGCAAGTCAAAATGATGAAAACAGCCGAAGAGATGGATAAAGCCTCCTCTTCATTAATGCGTGTTAGTTAG
- the flgJ gene encoding flagellar assembly peptidoglycan hydrolase FlgJ, with protein sequence MEKLSNSSHFLDIGGLDSLRSKAQKDDKGALKEVAQQFEGIFVQMLMKSMRDANAVFESDSPMNSQYTKFYEQMHDQQMSVNLSDKGMLGLADLMVQQLSPETSKVTPASVLRGDIEQGGMAQGMVMSRAVRTEATPINPPADSQLVDAKPNSPLESILTGKSLPSEVTKAGMTFSGPEDFVAKLYPHAEKAAATLGTKPEVLIAQSALETGWGQKMVKRAGGDSSNNLFNIKADKRWQGSKAMVSTLEFEQGVAVQQKADFRVYDDIKQSFDDFVSFVSEGPRYQEAMKKAASPNEFIRALQDAGYATDPQYADKVIKVMKSISQDLKASIPGVQP encoded by the coding sequence ATGGAAAAGCTGTCGAACTCATCTCACTTTTTGGATATCGGAGGTCTGGACTCTCTTAGATCGAAGGCCCAGAAAGATGATAAGGGGGCGCTTAAAGAGGTGGCTCAGCAGTTTGAAGGGATATTTGTTCAGATGTTGATGAAAAGTATGCGCGATGCCAATGCGGTATTTGAATCTGATAGTCCGATGAACAGCCAGTACACCAAGTTTTATGAGCAGATGCACGATCAACAGATGTCTGTGAACCTATCGGATAAAGGCATGCTGGGACTGGCAGATCTTATGGTTCAGCAACTTTCACCGGAAACCAGCAAGGTCACTCCGGCTTCGGTGCTTCGTGGTGATATTGAACAGGGTGGGATGGCTCAAGGAATGGTGATGAGTCGTGCGGTCAGAACTGAGGCTACTCCTATTAATCCACCTGCGGATAGTCAGCTTGTTGACGCTAAACCAAATAGTCCGCTTGAAAGCATATTAACAGGCAAGAGTTTGCCGTCTGAAGTGACAAAGGCGGGAATGACGTTTAGCGGTCCTGAAGATTTTGTTGCCAAGCTTTATCCTCACGCTGAAAAAGCCGCAGCCACATTGGGTACCAAACCTGAAGTGCTTATTGCGCAATCGGCATTAGAGACTGGTTGGGGACAGAAGATGGTAAAACGTGCGGGTGGAGATTCGAGTAATAACCTTTTCAATATCAAGGCTGATAAACGCTGGCAGGGAAGTAAGGCTATGGTCAGTACTCTTGAGTTTGAGCAAGGGGTTGCCGTCCAGCAAAAAGCCGACTTCAGAGTCTATGACGATATTAAGCAGAGCTTCGATGATTTTGTCTCTTTCGTGTCGGAAGGTCCAAGATACCAGGAGGCCATGAAGAAGGCAGCAAGTCCAAATGAATTTATTCGAGCGCTTCAGGATGCGGGCTATGCAACCGATCCTCAATATGCCGATAAAGTGATAAAGGTGATGAAATCCATTAGTCAGGATCTCAAGGCATCGATACCGGGAGTACAACCATGA